From Pan troglodytes isolate AG18354 chromosome 11, NHGRI_mPanTro3-v2.0_pri, whole genome shotgun sequence, the proteins below share one genomic window:
- the SEC16A gene encoding protein transport protein Sec16A isoform X19, with the protein MEQVSSRPTSPEKFSVPHVCARFGPGGQLIKVIPNLPSEGQPALVEVHSMEALLQHTSEQEEMRAFPGPLAKDDTHKVDVINFAQNKAMRCLQNENLIDKESASLLWNFIVLLCRQNGTVVGTDIAELLLRDHRTVWLPGKSPNEANLIDFTNEAVEQVEEEESGEAQLSFLTGGPAAAASSLERETERFRELLLYGRKKDALESAMKNGLWGHALLLASKMDSRTHARVMTRFANSLPINDPLQTVYQLMSGRMPAASTCCGDEKWGDWRPHLAMVLSNLNNNMDVESRTMATMGDTLASRGLLDAAHFCYLMAQAGFGVYTKKTTKLVLIGSNHSLPFLKFATNEAIQRTEAYEYAQSLGAQTCPLPSFQVFKFIYSCRLAEMGLATQAFHYCEAIAKSILTQPHLYSPVLISQLVQMASQLRLFDPQLKEKPEEESLAAPTWLVHLQQVERQIKEGAGVWHQDGALPQQCPSTPSSEVEQLDGPGLSQPAALGIANPLLAVPAPSPEHSSPSVRLLPSAPQTLPDGPLASPARVPMFPVPLPPGPLEPGPGCVTPGPALGFPEPSRPGLPPGVPPLQERRHLLQEARSPDPGIVPQEAPVGNSLSELSEENFDGKFANLTPSRTMPDSEAPPGWDRADSGPTQPPLSFSPAPETKRPGQAAKKETKEPKKGESWFFRWLPGKKKTEAYLPDDKNKSIVWDEKKNQWVNLNEPEEEKKAPPPPPTSMPKTVQAAPPALPGPPGAPVNMYSRRAAGTRARYVDVLNPSGTQRSEPALAPADFVAPLAPLPIPSNLFVPTPDAEEPQLPDRTGREGPAAARGLANPEPAPEPKVLSSAASLPGSELPSSRPEGSQGGELSRCSSMSSLSREVSQHFNQAPGDLPAAGGPPSGAVPFYNPAQLAQACATSGSSRLGRIGQRKHLVLN; encoded by the exons ATGGAGCAAG tTTCATCAAGACCAACTTCTCCTGAAAAATTTTCAGTGCCTCATGTCTGTGCCAGGTTTGGCCCTGGCGGTCAGCTTATCAAAGTGATTCCCAATCTGCCTTCAGAAGGACAGCCGGCCTTGGTGGAGGTCCACAGCATGGAG GCCTTGCTGCAGCACACGTCTGAGCAGGAGGAGATGCGGGCGTTCCCGGGACCCCTGGCCAA AGACGACACCCATAAAGTGGATGTCATTAATTTTGCACAGAACAAAGCTATGAGATGTTTGCAGAATGAAAACTTAATTGACAAAGAGTCTGCAAGTCTTCTTTGGAATTTTATTGTTCTCTTATGCAGACAAAATGGG ACCGTGGTAGGGACCGACATTGCGGAGCTTCTGTTACGAGACCACAGAACAGTGTGGCTTCCTGGGAAGTCGCCCAATGAAGCAAACCTGATTGATTTCACAAATGAGGCAGTGGAGCAGGTGGAAGAGGAGGAGTCTGGTGAGGCCCAGCTCTCTTTCCTCACTGGTGGTCCGGCGGCTGCCGCCAGCTCGCTCGAGAGAGAGACCGAGAGGTTCAGGGAGCTGTTGCTGTATGGCCGTAAGAAG GATGCTTTGGAGTCTGCAATGAAGAATGGCCTGTGGGGTCACGCTCTGCTACTTGCAAGTAAGATGGACAGCCGGACACACGCCCGAGTCATGACCAG GTTTGCTAACAGCCTCCCAATCAACGACCCTCTGCAGACAGTCTACCAGCTCATGTCCGGGCGGATGCCTGCCGCGTCCACG TGCTGTGGAGACGAGAAATGGGGAGATTGGAGGCCGCACCTCGCCATGGTCTTGTCCAACTTGAACAACAACATGGACGTCGAGTCCAGGACGATGGCTACCATGGGCGACACTCTGG CTTCAAGGGGCCTCTTGGATGCGGCCCACTTCTGCTACCTCATGGCCCAGGCGGGATTTGGTGTTTACACGAAGAAAACTACAAAGCTTGTCTTAATTGGATCCAATCACAG TTTGCCATTCTTAAAGTTCGCAACCAACGAAGCAATCCAGAGGACGGAAGCCTATGAGTACGCCCAGTCCCTGGGTGCCCAGACCTGCCCCCTGCCTAGTTTCCAG GTGTTTAAGTTCATCTACTCCTGCCGCCTGGCGGAAATGGGGCTGGCCACGCAAGCCTTCCACTACTGTGAGGCCATCGCGAAGAGCATCCTGACGCAGCCGCACCTGTACTCCCCGGTGTTGATCAGCCAGCTTGTGCAG ATGGCTTCCCAGTTACGACTCTTCGATCCCCAGCTGAAAGAGAAGCCAGAAGAGGAGTCCTTGGCCGCACCCACGTGGCTGGTTCACCTGCAGCAGGTGGAGCGGCAGATTAAG GAGGGGGCTGGAGTATGGCATCAGGACGGAGCCCTCCCGCAGCAGTGTCCCAGCACTCCGAGCTCCGAGGTGGAGCAGTTGGACGGGCCAGGACTCAGTCAGCCAGCAGCCCTGGGGATCGCCAACCCTCTGCTGGCGGTGCCTGCACCGAGCCCTGAGCACTCGAGCCCGAGCGTGCGGCTGCTGCCCTCAG CTCCGCAGACGCTCCCTGACGGCCCATTGGCTAGTCCTGCCAGGGTGCCGATGTTCCCAGTGCCACTGCCCCCGGGGCCCCTGGAGCCGggtcctggctgtgtgaccccaggGCCTGCACTTGGCTTCCCGGAGCCCTCCAGGCCTGGCCTCCCACCTGGTGTGCCACCTCTGCAGGAAAGGAGACACTTGCTCCAGGAAGCCAGGAGCCCAGACCCAG GGATAGTGCCGCAGGAGGCGCCTGTTGGAAACTCACTTTCCGAGCTAAGCGAAGAAAATTTTGATGGAAAATTTGCTAATCTG ACCCCCTCGAGGACAATGCCAGACTCGGAGGCCCCCCCAGGGTGGGATCGTGCCGACTCGGGTCCCACGCAGCCACCTCTGTCTTTCTCACCCGCTCCCGAAACAAAGAGACCCGGACAGGCAGCCAAGAAAGAAACGAAGGAACCTAAGAAG GGTGAATCCTGGTTCTTTCGTTGGCTacctggaaagaaaaagacagaagctTATTTGCCAGATGACAAGAACAAATCG ATTGTTTGGgatgaaaagaaaaaccagtGGGTGAATTTAAATGAGCCAGAAGAGGAG AAGAAAGCCCCGCCCCCACCTCCAACCTCGATGCCCAAGACTGTGCAAGCTGCCCCGCCTGCCCTCCCAGGGCCTCCTGGAGCCCCCGTGAACATGTACTCTAGAAGAGCAG CAGGAACCAGAGCTCGCTACGTTGACGTCCTGAACCCAAGCGGGACCCAGCGGAGCGAGCCGGCGCTCGCTCCTGCGGACTTTGTCGCTCCACTCGCGCCACTCCCAATTCCTTCTAACTTGTTCGTGCCAACCCCAG ATGCAGAAGAACCACAGCTTCCAGACAGGACTGGCAGGGAAGGGCCTGCAGCAGCTAGGGGCCTCGCCAATCCAGAGCCTGCCCCAGAGCCCAAG GTTTTAAGCTCTGCAGCGTCACTCCCTGGCTCTGAACTCCCCTCCTCCAGGCCTGAGGGTTCCCAGGGAGGAGAG CTTTCGCGCTGTAGTTCAATGAGTTCATTATCACGTGAAGTGAGCCAGCATTTTAATCAG